The Puniceicoccus vermicola genome segment GAGGAGGATCTTCGGAGCTTCTTCGTCTATCTGCGGCGGGACCGGAAGTGGGCGCCTACCTGTCCGCCGTAGCCTTTGGCGTAGGAGGAAGAGCTGTCGGCAGTTTCTGGCGGCTGCGAAGCACTTTTACCGGGGGATGTTGGGCCGGGAGTATGCGAGCTTGGACCAGATCAAGGCTCGTGACCGGGAGACTTTGCCGACGGTGCTAACCCCGGATGAGGTGGCCCGGGTGATCTCGGCGGTGCCGCTGCTACGCTACCGTGTGCCGCTATTGCTGATCTACGCGAGCGGTCTACGAGTTCGCGAGTGCATCCACTTGACTATCGACGACATTGACGGTCCGGGGAGCCGGTTGTTCGTGCGCGACGGCAAGGGCGGAAAGGATCGCTACACGATCCTGGGCACTCCGGTCTACCGGGAACTGCGGAGTTACTGGAACCGGCACAAGAACCCGAAGTGGCTCTTTCCCGCGGTGGGACGCGGACGAGGCGACTCGGCCGGAGCGGCCTACCGCATGCACCGGGCCGACGAGCCGATGCTCACAGTCCCGCCGTAGGGGAATGAACGTAGTGAATCGGGAGACCCGCACAGTTTGCGCACGCGCCT includes the following:
- a CDS encoding tyrosine-type recombinase/integrase, with the protein product MLGREYASLDQIKARDRETLPTVLTPDEVARVISAVPLLRYRVPLLLIYASGLRVRECIHLTIDDIDGPGSRLFVRDGKGGKDRYTILGTPVYRELRSYWNRHKNPKWLFPAVGRGRGDSAGAAYRMHRADEPMLTVPP